The Methylomagnum ishizawai genome has a window encoding:
- the bstA gene encoding sterol transporter cytoplasmic membrane protein BstA, whose product MDISRHAARAAQSCARHPWWVLALVLLVSGLSAWAMARLPVYTSRQALLPQNTVVAERFNHFLKQFGAASDLIVVVEGAPRGELEQYATQLAERLRAQPGIAQASERLDTRFFLEHAYLLMTPEQLGQFGQGLDKLAALKPPGDTAELDAALDRARSWLQAPPALAGTDPASAGQGLRTLAAILAEWRRWLTAAAPPTGLDWSQLLAQQPEADALAQGYFASRDGRMLFLFVHAQDASEEFAAIAPFVEQVRRTAQALAAETQAQGRIPPKVGLTGLPAVEYEEYIDIEHDITLVVGSAAVLIAVLILGVVRDFRWALAIFVPMGLGALWSLGLAWLSVGHLTIITSGFLAILFGLGADYGIFTSSRIAEERRAGKPLIEAIGTGIGSSFGAVFTAGGASVLIFCALATVEFPGFAELGRVAAGGVLLILASTWMVQPALYAMLPPKLKDSPAPDTPPAICKGRGAFPLPVAALLVVVAVAGAGYGVWRGTTIPFDYDALSLLPQDSEAAHYQRRMVAESDYQAEVVIFTAKDMAEARRIAEDAGKRKTFAKVQSLTGLFPTDAGHRLAQAQALGTEVAGQGYGGKIAKLEQGGLPMPTFERLRALLPPSLARIEEYQEQAFSSGHSDLVDPLEQVRNQLTALQTAIDQNPAAGRERSELFFRALLAAAGEGLAVLETWSSALPLTPAGIPASLRDRFFAKDGTIAVYAFPAENVYDPANLERLTQDAYSVSPEATGFPITHQEFTGIVVRSFFHGTLLALAVCLVWLALALRDVRGTVLAALPLLIGGGWMLGIMALAGIKYNYANIIALPLVIALAVDYGVWFSHRWRELQDHSPLQVSLVAGKVILLAAGTELAGLGAITLASYRGVSTLGVDITIGLLCCLPATLLIAPAIGQLLDPKRGRNGPA is encoded by the coding sequence TTGGATATTTCCCGCCACGCGGCCCGTGCCGCCCAAAGCTGCGCCCGGCATCCCTGGTGGGTGCTGGCCCTGGTCCTCCTGGTTTCCGGGCTGTCGGCCTGGGCCATGGCCCGGCTGCCGGTCTACACCTCCCGCCAGGCGCTGCTACCGCAAAACACCGTGGTCGCCGAACGCTTCAACCACTTTCTCAAGCAATTCGGCGCGGCCTCCGACCTCATCGTGGTAGTGGAGGGCGCGCCCCGCGGGGAGTTGGAACAGTACGCCACCCAATTGGCCGAAAGGCTGCGCGCCCAGCCCGGCATCGCCCAGGCCAGCGAACGGCTCGACACCCGCTTCTTCCTGGAACATGCCTATCTCCTGATGACGCCGGAACAGCTCGGCCAATTCGGGCAGGGCCTGGATAAACTCGCGGCCCTCAAACCGCCGGGCGATACCGCCGAACTGGACGCCGCCCTGGACCGGGCGCGGTCCTGGCTCCAAGCCCCGCCCGCGCTGGCCGGGACCGATCCCGCCAGCGCCGGCCAAGGCTTGCGGACCCTGGCCGCGATCCTGGCGGAATGGCGGCGCTGGCTCACGGCGGCGGCACCGCCCACCGGGCTGGATTGGTCACAACTACTGGCCCAGCAGCCGGAGGCCGACGCCCTGGCCCAGGGCTATTTCGCCTCGCGCGATGGCCGGATGTTGTTCCTGTTCGTCCATGCCCAGGACGCCTCGGAGGAATTCGCCGCCATCGCGCCCTTCGTGGAACAGGTGCGGCGGACCGCCCAGGCGTTGGCGGCGGAAACCCAGGCCCAAGGCCGCATCCCGCCCAAGGTGGGCCTGACCGGCCTGCCCGCCGTGGAATACGAGGAATACATCGACATCGAGCACGACATCACCCTGGTGGTGGGAAGCGCGGCGGTGTTGATCGCGGTGTTGATCCTGGGCGTGGTGCGGGATTTCCGCTGGGCCTTGGCGATCTTCGTGCCGATGGGGCTGGGCGCTTTATGGAGCCTGGGACTGGCTTGGCTGAGCGTGGGGCACCTGACCATCATCACCTCCGGTTTCCTCGCCATCCTGTTCGGGCTGGGCGCGGACTACGGCATCTTCACCTCGTCCCGCATCGCCGAGGAACGCCGGGCGGGCAAACCCCTGATCGAAGCCATTGGCACCGGCATCGGTTCCTCGTTCGGGGCGGTGTTTACGGCGGGCGGGGCTTCGGTGTTGATCTTCTGCGCCCTGGCCACGGTGGAATTCCCCGGCTTCGCCGAACTCGGGCGGGTGGCGGCGGGCGGCGTGCTGTTGATCCTGGCCAGCACCTGGATGGTCCAACCCGCGCTGTATGCCATGCTGCCGCCCAAGCTGAAGGATTCGCCCGCACCGGATACCCCCCCCGCGATCTGCAAAGGTCGAGGCGCTTTTCCCTTGCCGGTCGCGGCCCTGTTGGTCGTGGTGGCGGTGGCGGGCGCGGGCTATGGCGTATGGCGCGGCACCACCATCCCCTTCGACTACGACGCCCTATCCCTGCTGCCCCAGGATTCCGAAGCCGCCCATTACCAGCGCCGCATGGTGGCGGAGAGCGATTACCAAGCCGAGGTGGTCATCTTCACCGCCAAGGACATGGCCGAGGCCCGCCGCATCGCCGAGGACGCCGGAAAGCGCAAAACCTTCGCCAAGGTGCAATCCCTGACCGGGTTGTTCCCGACCGACGCCGGCCACCGCCTCGCCCAGGCCCAGGCCCTCGGCACGGAAGTGGCGGGCCAGGGCTATGGCGGCAAAATCGCCAAGCTCGAACAAGGCGGCTTGCCCATGCCGACTTTCGAGCGGCTCCGCGCCCTGCTCCCGCCCAGCCTAGCCCGCATCGAGGAGTATCAGGAGCAAGCCTTTTCGTCGGGGCATAGCGATCTGGTCGATCCCCTGGAACAGGTACGAAACCAGCTCACCGCCCTCCAAACCGCCATCGACCAAAATCCCGCGGCGGGCCGGGAGCGCAGCGAGCTATTTTTCCGCGCCCTGCTGGCGGCGGCGGGCGAGGGGCTGGCGGTGCTGGAGACCTGGAGTTCCGCCCTGCCGCTGACCCCGGCGGGCATCCCGGCCAGCCTGCGCGACCGCTTCTTCGCAAAGGACGGCACCATCGCCGTCTACGCCTTCCCCGCCGAGAACGTCTACGATCCGGCCAACCTGGAACGCCTGACCCAGGACGCCTACAGCGTCTCCCCCGAGGCCACCGGCTTCCCGATCACCCACCAGGAATTCACCGGGATCGTGGTGCGGAGCTTCTTCCACGGCACGCTGTTGGCGTTGGCGGTGTGTTTGGTCTGGCTGGCCTTGGCCCTGCGCGATGTGCGCGGGACCGTGCTGGCGGCGCTGCCCTTGTTGATCGGCGGCGGCTGGATGCTGGGCATCATGGCCCTGGCCGGGATCAAATATAACTACGCCAATATCATCGCCCTGCCCTTGGTGATCGCCTTGGCGGTGGACTACGGCGTGTGGTTCAGCCACCGTTGGCGCGAACTCCAGGACCACAGCCCGCTGCAAGTCAGCCTCGTGGCCGGGAAGGTGATCTTGCTGGCGGCCGGCACCGAATTGGCCGGGCTCGGGGCCATCACCCTGGCGAGCTACCGGGGCGTGTCCACCCTGGG
- a CDS encoding GSCFA domain-containing protein yields the protein MRKAIIIGHSHILCLRAAYRERLDGKTDPAFEFLLLREKQYQADGPVKQKAGPAALRRDPARGATSQVSGINTKAVRAKIKSTAADFGIICINGFSTASALCGGEAISYEDKLAHLTRVLDPNSPLRTWLEFLRPLLPPQTFLLPPPPPVAATQLQGLFSEERIERIAHLPLEPLEIRRSIWKRYCELAAQLGGEYGIHFLEPPASVFTPEGLLREECYGGDPMHGNPEYGFRVLSMLASVMAEGATAHRTPSTIHRTPRKTQRHPYVGLPDSAYWKQSVGDPAPGEVDPVTEVRFKIKPEDKVATAGSCFAQHISKRLRGGGFNFFVTEAPATDDEASRARGFYDFSARYGNVYTARQLVQLFDRAFGFFTPIEPVWRRDNTSFCDPFRPRIEPDGFPARKAVRAEMENHLKAVRRLFLELDVLVFTLGLTECWISRLDGAAYPMAPGVAGGVYDPDQYAFVNFGVAEVVADLKRFFEQLRLVNPKARAILTVSPVPLMATRSGQHVLAATTYSKSVLRVAAEETTRIFDHVYYFPSYEIITGPHAAGGYYGPDRRSVLDAGVDHVMRVFMSRLTESAAPAPQRTGPAPAVDNYFSEMEDLDQAACDEELYGKA from the coding sequence ATGCGTAAAGCGATCATCATCGGACACAGCCACATCCTTTGCCTCAGGGCGGCCTACCGGGAAAGGCTCGACGGTAAAACCGACCCGGCCTTCGAGTTCCTCTTGCTGCGGGAGAAACAATACCAGGCGGACGGCCCGGTGAAGCAAAAAGCCGGTCCCGCCGCCCTGCGCCGCGATCCGGCGCGAGGGGCCACCAGCCAGGTCTCCGGGATCAATACCAAAGCCGTGCGGGCGAAGATCAAAAGCACCGCTGCCGATTTCGGCATCATCTGCATCAATGGCTTTTCGACGGCCTCGGCCCTGTGCGGCGGCGAGGCCATCAGCTACGAGGACAAACTCGCCCATCTCACCAGGGTGCTGGACCCGAACAGCCCGCTCAGGACCTGGCTGGAATTCCTCCGCCCCCTGCTACCGCCGCAAACCTTCCTCCTGCCACCCCCGCCCCCGGTGGCCGCCACCCAACTGCAAGGGCTGTTCTCCGAAGAGCGCATCGAGCGCATCGCCCATTTGCCGCTGGAACCCTTGGAAATCCGGCGGAGCATCTGGAAGCGCTATTGCGAACTGGCGGCGCAACTCGGCGGCGAATACGGCATCCACTTCCTCGAACCGCCCGCGTCGGTCTTCACCCCGGAAGGACTGCTCCGGGAAGAGTGCTACGGCGGCGACCCCATGCACGGCAATCCGGAATACGGCTTCCGTGTCCTGTCCATGCTGGCTTCGGTCATGGCGGAAGGGGCCACCGCCCACCGCACGCCGTCCACCATCCACCGCACCCCGCGCAAGACCCAACGCCATCCCTATGTCGGCCTGCCCGACAGCGCCTATTGGAAACAATCCGTCGGCGACCCCGCGCCGGGCGAGGTGGACCCGGTCACCGAGGTCCGTTTCAAGATCAAGCCGGAGGACAAGGTCGCCACGGCGGGCAGTTGCTTCGCCCAGCATATTTCCAAGCGCCTGCGCGGCGGCGGTTTCAATTTCTTCGTCACCGAGGCCCCCGCGACCGACGACGAAGCCAGCCGGGCGCGGGGGTTCTACGATTTCTCGGCCCGCTATGGCAATGTCTATACGGCCCGGCAACTCGTGCAATTGTTCGACCGGGCGTTCGGGTTTTTCACCCCCATCGAGCCGGTGTGGAGACGCGACAACACCAGCTTCTGCGATCCATTCCGGCCCCGTATCGAGCCGGACGGTTTCCCCGCCCGGAAGGCGGTCCGCGCCGAGATGGAGAACCACCTCAAGGCGGTGCGCCGCCTGTTCCTGGAACTGGATGTTTTGGTGTTCACCCTGGGCCTGACCGAATGCTGGATCTCCCGCCTCGACGGCGCGGCCTATCCCATGGCCCCCGGCGTCGCGGGCGGCGTGTACGATCCCGATCAATACGCCTTCGTCAATTTCGGCGTCGCCGAGGTGGTGGCGGACCTCAAGCGGTTCTTCGAGCAACTGCGCCTGGTCAATCCCAAGGCGCGGGCCATCCTGACGGTGTCCCCGGTCCCCTTGATGGCGACCCGCAGCGGCCAGCATGTGCTGGCGGCGACCACCTATTCCAAATCGGTGTTGCGGGTGGCCGCCGAGGAAACCACCCGGATTTTCGACCACGTCTACTATTTCCCGTCCTACGAAATCATCACCGGACCCCACGCCGCCGGCGGCTATTACGGCCCGGACCGGCGCTCGGTCCTCGACGCCGGGGTGGACCATGTGATGCGGGTGTTCATGTCCCGCCTGACCGAATCCGCCGCCCCCGCGCCGCAACGGACCGGCCCCGCCCCCGCCGTGGACAACTATTTCTCCGAGATGGAAGACCTGGACCAAGCGGCCTGCGACGAGGAACTGTACGGCAAGGCGTAG
- a CDS encoding response regulator — MINILLVDDHELVRTGIEHLLRAGKDMNVVGVGASGEEAIELTEQLNPDVILMDINMPGMGGIEACRKINHKHPQVKIVALSVYADGPYPHQLLSQGADGYLSKNCPPSELMAAVRTVHGGGKYLSQDVANKMALASLPGQTTTPFDQLSYRELQFVLMTLQGKSMQQMGDLLNISPKTVTTYRYRAFEKLGVKNGVELTKLAVQFDLARDELIASKQPRW, encoded by the coding sequence ATGATCAATATCCTGCTGGTAGACGATCATGAACTGGTTCGCACTGGCATCGAACACCTGTTGCGGGCGGGCAAGGATATGAACGTGGTGGGCGTGGGCGCTTCGGGGGAAGAGGCCATCGAGTTGACTGAACAGCTCAACCCCGATGTCATACTGATGGACATCAACATGCCCGGCATGGGCGGCATCGAAGCCTGCCGCAAGATCAACCACAAGCATCCGCAAGTGAAGATCGTGGCCCTGAGCGTCTATGCCGACGGTCCATACCCGCACCAGCTGCTGAGCCAGGGCGCTGACGGTTATCTCTCGAAGAACTGTCCGCCCAGCGAACTCATGGCTGCCGTGCGGACGGTCCACGGGGGCGGGAAATACCTGAGCCAGGACGTGGCGAACAAGATGGCCCTGGCCTCGCTCCCCGGCCAGACCACGACCCCTTTCGACCAGCTGTCGTACCGGGAATTACAGTTCGTCCTCATGACCCTGCAAGGCAAATCGATGCAGCAAATGGGCGACCTGCTGAACATCAGCCCCAAGACCGTGACCACCTACCGCTATCGTGCCTTCGAGAAGCTGGGCGTGAAAAACGGCGTGGAGCTGACCAAGTTGGCTGTCCAGTTCGACTTGGCGCGGGATGAATTGATCGCTTCCAAACAGCCCCGGTGGTGA
- the dnaQ gene encoding DNA polymerase III subunit epsilon, producing MRQIVLDTETTGLEPAQGHRIIEIGCVEILNRKLTGNHFHTYLNPERDIDAEAVKVHGLSRDFLADKPRFAQVAQRFLDFVTGAELVIHNAAFDVGFLNHELRRWNPALPELAAHCPILDTLLLARKKHPGQRNNLDALCKRYGVDNRHRDLHGALLDAEILAEVYLAMTGGQTLLVLEPESEPDTPATHATATPLNLQPRAPRPGDHPRLKVVRCTETELEAHAARLAEIAKAAGGRCLWQGEG from the coding sequence ATGCGCCAGATCGTCCTCGACACCGAAACCACCGGCCTCGAACCCGCCCAGGGCCATCGCATCATCGAAATCGGCTGCGTCGAAATCCTCAACCGCAAGCTGACCGGCAACCATTTCCACACCTATCTGAACCCCGAGCGCGATATCGACGCCGAGGCGGTCAAGGTCCATGGCCTAAGCCGGGATTTCCTGGCCGACAAACCGCGCTTCGCCCAAGTCGCCCAGCGGTTCCTGGACTTCGTGACCGGCGCGGAATTGGTCATCCACAACGCGGCCTTCGACGTGGGCTTCCTCAACCACGAATTACGGCGCTGGAATCCGGCCCTGCCGGAACTCGCCGCGCATTGCCCCATCCTCGACACCCTGCTGCTGGCCCGTAAAAAGCACCCCGGACAGCGCAACAACCTGGACGCCCTCTGCAAGCGCTATGGCGTCGATAACCGCCACCGCGATTTGCACGGCGCCTTGCTCGACGCCGAAATCCTGGCCGAGGTCTATCTCGCCATGACCGGCGGCCAGACGTTGTTGGTCCTGGAACCCGAATCCGAACCGGATACCCCGGCCACCCACGCCACCGCCACGCCGCTGAACCTCCAACCCCGCGCGCCCCGCCCCGGCGACCACCCCCGGCTGAAAGTCGTGCGCTGCACCGAGACCGAACTGGAAGCCCACGCCGCCCGCCTGGCCGAAATCGCCAAGGCGGCGGGCGGGCGCTGCCTCTGGCAAGGCGAAGGATAG
- the rnhA gene encoding ribonuclease HI, translated as MSDTVYIYTDGACRGNPGPGGWGVLLRYKDKELELYGGEPATTNNRMELTAAIRGLEALKRPSIVTLATDSQYVMKGISEWLPNWVRRGWRTAGNSPVKNADLWRLLDAARRDHQVEWQWVKGHAGHPENERADRLANRGIDELPQSRR; from the coding sequence ATGAGCGATACCGTTTATATCTACACCGACGGCGCCTGCCGGGGCAATCCCGGTCCCGGCGGCTGGGGCGTTTTGCTGCGCTATAAGGACAAGGAATTGGAGTTATATGGCGGCGAACCCGCCACCACCAACAACCGCATGGAACTCACCGCCGCCATCCGGGGTTTGGAAGCCCTCAAGCGCCCCAGCATAGTCACGCTCGCCACCGATTCGCAATACGTGATGAAGGGCATCTCGGAATGGCTGCCCAATTGGGTCCGCCGGGGCTGGCGCACCGCCGGCAACAGCCCGGTCAAGAACGCCGATTTGTGGCGGCTGTTGGACGCCGCCCGCCGCGACCACCAAGTCGAATGGCAATGGGTGAAGGGCCATGCCGGACACCCCGAGAACGAACGCGCCGACCGCCTCGCCAACCGGGGCATCGACGAACTTCCCCAATCCCGCCGTTAA
- a CDS encoding class I SAM-dependent methyltransferase — MLVDDIPPASSLRPHSLIAAATELPIDSESVDVLILPHVIEFEADRHQVLREAERVLKPEGRLFILGINPWNPHGLIGHLPREPAVWHTRSVSSHRMLDWLGLMKFEAEYNAAFSISTSQVLGRPDSLWDRTKAELSFAYAIKAIKRRYTLIPLKPQWINAPSLAAGHMFEQPKILTLDE, encoded by the coding sequence GTGCTGGTCGATGATATTCCCCCCGCTTCCAGTTTAAGGCCGCATTCGCTGATCGCCGCCGCCACCGAACTCCCCATCGATAGCGAAAGTGTCGATGTCTTGATCCTGCCCCATGTCATCGAATTCGAGGCCGACCGCCACCAGGTCCTGCGGGAAGCCGAGCGCGTCCTGAAACCGGAAGGCCGCTTGTTCATCCTGGGGATCAACCCCTGGAACCCGCATGGCCTCATCGGCCACTTGCCCCGCGAACCCGCCGTCTGGCACACCCGCTCCGTCAGCAGCCACCGGATGCTGGATTGGCTGGGCCTCATGAAATTCGAGGCCGAATACAACGCGGCCTTTTCCATTTCCACCTCGCAGGTGCTGGGCCGGCCCGATAGCCTCTGGGACCGCACCAAGGCCGAGCTGTCCTTCGCCTACGCCATTAAAGCCATTAAACGGCGTTACACTTTGATCCCGCTCAAACCGCAGTGGATCAACGCCCCGAGCTTGGCGGCGGGGCATATGTTCGAACAACCCAAGATACTCACCCTCGACGAATGA
- a CDS encoding LysM peptidoglycan-binding domain-containing protein, with protein sequence MTRPKPNAQWLCCASIIVLSLSACSHNGGKLKNGANLTENAQPASTSGEKKSRSSTARTSGKWLRKKDKTVASTGSPSSSTSQYDNLWERLFDLYDLPPIEHEEIDREFSWFLNHPTYIQRVQQRAEPFLYSIVRQVEKHDIPGEIALLPVIESAFQPHVVSPANAAGIWQFIPSTGRMYGLKQSRYYDGRRDVYASTRAAIKYLKKLHKDFNGDWLLAIAAYNCGEGAVGRAVQRNANRGLPTDFWSLDLPQETRTYVPRLLAVSKIFVEADQHGIDLRAIPNQAQYKAVKLNQPLDLALAADAADMSLDQLFALNPGFKRQHTDVSGSYHLFIPADKKTADFKEELERLVQERQTSGGFQVGQQELGSDSAAAVESSPAVATLDSVESAPTESRESTPVAYRSASLEPAVSKPLAEPEATPVAYTPDPAPTPAKSRYAARRASATLAVYQPDSPEPTATPQPVAEPEPSQDSPESDFSKPLSERELTPVSPSSSYRPDSQDSTAPDDAALEEQREARARAAREERAAAKAREREEREAQKERLARAERESAKEREKEAKERESRERLAHRDEAAGKHSAKDADKGRDVHDRRHPGELAAAEDKFRDPGSKKGNYTVQPGETLWAVARKHSVDVGQLAKWNNISEQTQVKAGQNLVVWGKDAGKKLVMVNSGIRPSQSIKSYTIKAGDTLFSISRRFNVSVAELRKWNGGSSLDKQIQPGKNITVQNEKD encoded by the coding sequence ATGACCCGGCCTAAACCCAACGCGCAGTGGCTGTGCTGCGCATCGATCATCGTCCTGTCCTTGAGCGCCTGCTCGCATAACGGGGGTAAGCTGAAGAATGGGGCCAATTTAACCGAGAACGCTCAACCAGCGTCAACGTCCGGCGAAAAAAAATCCCGCTCATCGACCGCCCGGACTTCCGGCAAGTGGCTCCGCAAGAAGGATAAGACCGTGGCTTCCACAGGAAGCCCATCCAGTAGCACCTCGCAATACGACAACCTCTGGGAACGATTGTTCGATCTCTACGACCTCCCGCCCATCGAACACGAGGAGATCGACCGCGAGTTCTCGTGGTTCCTGAACCACCCGACCTACATCCAGCGCGTGCAGCAACGCGCCGAGCCTTTCCTATACTCCATCGTCCGCCAGGTCGAGAAGCACGATATTCCGGGCGAAATCGCGCTGTTGCCGGTGATCGAGAGCGCGTTCCAGCCGCATGTGGTGTCCCCGGCCAACGCCGCCGGTATCTGGCAATTCATCCCGTCCACCGGGCGCATGTACGGGCTCAAGCAGAGCCGCTATTACGACGGGCGGCGCGATGTCTACGCCTCCACCCGCGCCGCCATCAAGTATCTGAAGAAGCTGCACAAGGATTTCAACGGCGATTGGTTGCTCGCCATCGCCGCCTATAACTGCGGCGAGGGCGCGGTGGGCCGGGCGGTCCAGCGGAACGCCAACCGTGGCCTGCCCACCGATTTCTGGTCCTTGGACCTGCCCCAGGAAACCCGGACCTATGTGCCGCGGTTGCTGGCGGTGTCGAAGATCTTCGTCGAGGCCGACCAGCACGGCATCGACCTCCGCGCCATCCCCAACCAAGCCCAGTACAAGGCCGTCAAGCTCAACCAACCGCTCGACCTGGCCCTGGCCGCCGATGCCGCCGATATGTCGTTGGATCAGCTGTTCGCGCTGAATCCGGGCTTCAAGCGCCAGCATACCGATGTCTCCGGCAGCTACCACCTGTTCATCCCCGCCGACAAGAAGACCGCCGATTTCAAGGAGGAATTGGAGCGGCTGGTCCAGGAAAGGCAGACCTCCGGCGGTTTCCAGGTCGGGCAGCAAGAACTGGGATCGGATAGCGCCGCCGCTGTCGAGAGTAGCCCGGCCGTGGCTACTCTCGACAGCGTGGAGTCGGCACCGACCGAATCCAGGGAATCCACCCCGGTGGCCTACCGATCGGCCAGTCTGGAACCCGCCGTGTCCAAGCCGCTGGCGGAGCCGGAAGCGACCCCGGTCGCCTATACGCCGGACCCGGCCCCAACCCCCGCCAAATCCAGATATGCGGCGCGGCGGGCATCCGCCACCCTGGCCGTCTATCAACCGGACAGCCCGGAACCCACCGCCACGCCCCAGCCCGTGGCCGAACCGGAACCGTCCCAGGACAGCCCGGAATCCGATTTCTCCAAGCCCTTGTCGGAACGGGAACTGACCCCGGTATCCCCCTCTTCCAGCTATCGGCCTGATAGCCAGGATTCCACCGCCCCGGATGACGCGGCCCTTGAGGAGCAACGGGAAGCCAGGGCGCGCGCCGCCCGCGAGGAACGCGCCGCCGCCAAGGCCCGCGAGCGGGAAGAGCGCGAGGCCCAGAAGGAGCGCCTCGCCCGCGCCGAGCGCGAATCCGCCAAGGAACGGGAGAAGGAGGCCAAGGAGCGCGAATCGCGCGAAAGGCTCGCCCATCGCGACGAAGCCGCCGGTAAGCATTCCGCCAAGGACGCGGACAAGGGCCGCGACGTCCACGACCGCCGCCATCCGGGCGAACTCGCCGCCGCCGAGGACAAATTCCGCGATCCCGGCTCGAAGAAAGGCAACTACACCGTGCAGCCCGGCGAAACCCTGTGGGCCGTGGCCCGCAAGCATTCGGTCGATGTCGGGCAACTGGCCAAATGGAACAATATTTCCGAGCAAACCCAGGTCAAGGCCGGGCAGAACCTGGTGGTTTGGGGCAAGGATGCCGGCAAGAAGCTGGTGATGGTGAATTCCGGCATACGGCCTTCCCAGTCCATCAAGAGCTATACCATCAAGGCGGGCGATACCCTGTTCTCGATTTCCCGGCGCTTCAATGTCAGCGTGGCGGAATTGCGCAAGTGGAACGGCGGTTCCAGCCTCGACAAGCAAATCCAGCCCGGCAAGAACATCACCGTCCAGAACGAGAAGGACTGA
- a CDS encoding phenylacetate--CoA ligase family protein: MHPSLVRHLWFPLHERLMRRPTFAYLAELERSQWLDRAALERLQLRKLKALLRTALEHSPWHADRIRAAGLALDDTAELGLEDFRRLPTMDKADAQAHREAMVWKTVPGGAFRYNTGGSSGQPLIFYYGRSRQAADAATRMRARRWWGIGVGEPEVFLWGAPVELNKTDRIKTLRDQLFNQLLLNAFAMSVPAMDEYLERIRRFDPACVYGYASSLALLARHARNRNARLKTPRLKVVCATGEPLLPEQRHLVGEVFGVPVANEYGCRDGGLVALESPAGQLLVNGETVLLELLDPQGRPVAAGEIGEVTLTNLCSEAQPFLRYRTGDMARASGETCRDGRGLPVLAEVMGRTTDFVVRPDGTIMHALALIYVPRAVEGVGEFKIVQWTPEHLEVSIVPNAAWRDGAREEIVRLLRLRMDSPVRVEVNLVAAIPPEASGKHRYVVSHVALPGNLTLRE; the protein is encoded by the coding sequence ATGCATCCCTCCCTGGTCCGACACCTCTGGTTCCCGCTGCACGAACGCCTGATGCGCCGCCCCACCTTCGCCTATCTGGCCGAACTGGAGCGCAGCCAATGGCTGGACCGGGCGGCGCTGGAACGCCTGCAACTGCGGAAGCTCAAGGCGCTGCTCCGCACCGCCCTGGAACACAGCCCCTGGCACGCCGACCGCATCCGCGCCGCCGGGCTGGCGCTGGACGACACCGCGGAATTGGGCTTGGAAGATTTCCGGCGGCTGCCGACCATGGACAAGGCCGACGCCCAGGCCCACCGCGAGGCCATGGTCTGGAAAACCGTGCCCGGCGGGGCGTTCCGCTACAACACCGGCGGTTCCAGCGGCCAACCCTTGATCTTCTACTATGGCCGGTCCCGGCAGGCCGCCGACGCCGCCACCCGGATGCGGGCGCGGCGTTGGTGGGGGATCGGGGTCGGCGAGCCGGAGGTGTTCCTATGGGGCGCGCCGGTGGAATTGAACAAGACCGACCGCATCAAGACCCTCCGCGACCAGCTGTTCAACCAATTGCTGCTGAACGCCTTCGCCATGTCGGTCCCGGCCATGGACGAATACCTGGAGCGGATACGGCGCTTCGACCCCGCCTGCGTGTATGGCTATGCCAGCAGCCTGGCCCTCCTGGCCCGACACGCCCGCAACCGGAATGCCCGCCTCAAGACGCCCCGGCTCAAGGTGGTCTGCGCCACCGGGGAACCCCTGTTGCCGGAACAACGGCACCTCGTCGGCGAGGTGTTCGGCGTGCCGGTCGCCAACGAATACGGCTGCCGCGACGGCGGGCTGGTCGCGTTGGAATCGCCCGCCGGGCAATTGCTGGTCAACGGCGAAACGGTCCTGCTGGAACTCCTGGACCCGCAAGGCCGACCCGTGGCGGCGGGCGAAATCGGCGAAGTCACGCTGACCAATCTTTGCTCCGAAGCCCAGCCCTTCCTCCGCTACCGCACCGGCGACATGGCCCGCGCCTCCGGGGAAACCTGCCGGGACGGGCGCGGCCTGCCCGTCCTCGCCGAGGTCATGGGCCGGACCACGGATTTCGTGGTGCGCCCGGACGGGACCATCATGCACGCCCTGGCGCTGATCTACGTGCCCAGGGCGGTCGAGGGCGTGGGGGAATTCAAGATCGTGCAATGGACGCCGGAGCATCTGGAGGTGTCCATCGTCCCCAACGCCGCCTGGCGCGACGGGGCGCGGGAGGAGATCGTCCGGCTGCTACGGCTGCGGATGGACAGCCCGGTGCGGGTGGAGGTGAACCTGGTCGCGGCCATCCCGCCCGAGGCTTCCGGCAAGCACCGCTACGTGGTCAGCCATGTGGCGCTGCCGGGAAACTTGACGCTGCGGGAGTGA